From Virgibacillus natechei, the proteins below share one genomic window:
- a CDS encoding phage portal protein, producing MNLFGREIRSNSKTRTTFTSDDAAFAKALGIDIDGISADKAKEATFYTCLRILSDAVSKLPLKLHQSSDEGTTKENKHYLYNLLKLRPNPIMSSSTFWKTVEFQRNYFGHAIVAIDYHKFGKDAGKVKSLIPLDMSTVDIWIDDRGILGSENNAIYYIYIDQRGHQYKFKNSEVLHFIGMTKDGMQGMAIKDYLKTLVENAQASTSYTNNYWKNGLHSKGIIKYIGDLDEGKQKQLQEKMSRISGGIANSGKIMPLPIGFDYQSISTSMADAQFTELSQLNITQIASAFGVKMHQLGSLERSTNSNIEHQNKEFYVDTLQPILTNYEQELTYKLLTSNEVSSGYFFRFNVDSILRSNTKERAEYLTTFVEKGVMTPAEARKQIDLPHLDGSDQLIVNGSYLSLEDAVNGANYDRTGLEGGENE from the coding sequence ATGAATCTATTTGGAAGAGAAATAAGAAGTAACAGTAAAACAAGAACAACATTTACATCTGATGATGCAGCATTTGCAAAGGCATTAGGAATTGATATAGACGGTATCTCAGCAGATAAAGCAAAGGAAGCAACCTTTTATACTTGCTTAAGAATACTGTCTGATGCAGTCTCTAAATTGCCCTTAAAGTTACATCAGTCAAGTGATGAAGGTACAACAAAAGAGAATAAACATTACCTATATAATCTACTTAAATTAAGACCGAATCCAATTATGTCCAGTTCTACATTTTGGAAAACAGTTGAATTCCAACGCAATTATTTTGGCCATGCGATTGTAGCTATTGATTATCACAAGTTTGGTAAAGATGCAGGAAAAGTTAAATCTTTAATTCCTCTCGATATGTCCACTGTAGATATTTGGATCGATGACAGAGGAATATTAGGCAGTGAAAATAATGCTATTTACTATATTTATATTGATCAAAGAGGACATCAGTATAAATTTAAAAATAGTGAAGTGTTGCATTTCATCGGAATGACTAAAGATGGTATGCAAGGAATGGCAATCAAAGACTACTTAAAGACACTTGTTGAAAATGCTCAAGCTAGTACATCGTACACAAATAACTACTGGAAAAATGGTTTACATAGTAAAGGGATAATTAAATATATCGGTGATTTAGATGAAGGAAAACAGAAACAGCTACAGGAAAAAATGAGCCGTATTAGTGGGGGGATTGCCAATAGTGGAAAAATAATGCCATTACCCATAGGCTTTGATTATCAATCAATTAGCACGAGTATGGCAGATGCTCAATTTACCGAGCTATCACAATTAAACATAACACAGATTGCTTCAGCATTTGGAGTGAAGATGCATCAACTAGGAAGCCTCGAAAGATCCACAAATAGCAACATAGAACATCAAAATAAAGAGTTCTATGTTGATACGTTACAACCAATTCTCACAAATTATGAACAAGAATTAACTTACAAACTACTCACTTCTAATGAGGTTAGCAGCGGTTACTTTTTCAGATTTAATGTTGACTCAATCCTGAGAAGCAACACAAAAGAAAGAGCGGAGTATCTCACGACATTTGTTGAAAAGGGTGTAATGACACCAGCAGAAGCTAGAAAGCAGATTGATCTACCTCATTTAGATGGATCAGATCAATTAAT
- a CDS encoding terminase large subunit, whose product MENNKYYFDENEAENVIKFIEKLNLPKGKQGQKIKLLPYQKKIITDLIATKRVKDDLRRYREAFITMGRKNSKSFIVACLFVYVLFTDKETGQENIIVANSKDQANNIYNMVEFMIRTNKTLAKHCTIVNSRRKILRKTTDSYIQILSSDTSKLDGYNPYFAVADETHEDKTGGNNYTKLQTGMGARKQPLMISVTTASNGQDEYNTEYKKYQYALKVINGEVEDDSFYSAIFAADDDCRLDDVEQWLKSNPALDTEEGGFRSSEELERLSKQALANPIEEASFRRYYLNQHVVLDNEQAINMSKWKLCGKDFDMSFLKGKECYAGLDLSIKKDFSAFVMVFPIDDNYYIVPHLFKPADTLQTDEKLDRFPYVKYANQERLHATKGDHVNFRYVRQIINELSMEYDIKQIALDKFASGGIASDLMNDGHIMVDTKQGFYLSPTISDFYELLFDQKLVHNNNPVMNWMAQNVVAKENPNGKIMFDREKASFKIDGIIALLMGLNRAVLSQKNSDYDSNEAIDDWLDM is encoded by the coding sequence GTGGAAAATAACAAGTATTATTTTGATGAAAATGAAGCAGAAAATGTAATCAAATTTATAGAAAAGTTAAACTTACCCAAAGGAAAACAAGGTCAGAAAATTAAATTGTTGCCATACCAGAAGAAAATTATAACAGATTTAATCGCTACTAAACGTGTTAAAGATGATTTAAGACGTTACAGAGAAGCCTTTATTACAATGGGTAGGAAGAACTCTAAATCATTCATAGTAGCCTGTCTGTTTGTCTATGTGTTATTTACTGACAAGGAAACTGGACAGGAAAATATTATAGTAGCCAACTCCAAAGATCAAGCGAACAATATTTATAATATGGTTGAGTTCATGATTAGAACGAATAAAACATTGGCTAAACATTGTACAATCGTGAATAGCAGAAGAAAAATCTTAAGGAAAACTACAGATTCCTATATACAAATCTTATCCTCTGATACATCTAAACTTGACGGATATAATCCTTATTTTGCTGTAGCCGATGAAACACACGAGGATAAAACAGGTGGCAACAACTATACTAAATTACAAACAGGTATGGGCGCACGTAAACAGCCTCTAATGATTAGTGTTACAACAGCAAGTAACGGACAAGACGAATATAATACTGAATATAAAAAGTATCAATATGCCTTAAAGGTAATCAATGGTGAAGTAGAAGATGATTCATTTTATTCAGCTATCTTTGCAGCAGATGATGACTGTAGATTGGATGATGTAGAACAATGGTTAAAATCAAATCCTGCATTAGATACAGAAGAAGGTGGCTTTAGATCATCGGAAGAGTTGGAAAGGTTATCTAAGCAAGCACTTGCTAATCCAATTGAAGAAGCATCATTCAGACGTTATTACCTTAATCAACACGTTGTACTGGATAATGAGCAAGCTATCAATATGTCTAAGTGGAAACTCTGTGGTAAAGACTTTGATATGTCATTCTTAAAAGGAAAAGAATGCTATGCTGGACTAGATTTATCAATCAAAAAAGACTTCTCAGCATTTGTAATGGTATTCCCAATTGACGATAATTACTATATCGTTCCCCATTTATTCAAGCCTGCCGATACACTTCAAACTGATGAAAAATTAGATAGATTCCCTTATGTTAAATATGCTAATCAAGAACGTTTACATGCTACAAAAGGTGATCATGTTAACTTTAGATATGTTCGACAAATCATAAATGAATTAAGCATGGAGTATGATATCAAACAGATTGCATTGGATAAATTTGCTAGTGGTGGCATTGCTTCAGATTTAATGAATGATGGGCATATTATGGTAGATACTAAACAAGGATTCTATTTAAGCCCAACTATATCAGACTTCTATGAGTTGCTATTTGATCAAAAGCTAGTACATAACAACAATCCTGTTATGAATTGGATGGCTCAGAATGTTGTCGCAAAGGAAAATCCAAACGGAAAAATTATGTTTGATAGGGAGAAGGCTAGTTTTAAGATTGATGGAATAATAGCTTTGTTGATGGGATTGAATAGAGCTGTGTTAAGTCAGAAAAATAGTGATTATGATTCAAACGAAGCAATTGATGACTGGCTTGATATGTAG
- a CDS encoding phage terminase small subunit P27 family, translating into MEEIKPPTFLNAATKKKYIQVAQMLMEDGNWKDGDDIALSALFANYQRWIQAERAIKKNKSLTFTTDSNYSQQIPEISIANNAMKSMLSFIKEFGLSPKERKKLKDTLMGDGSSGGDDELNNMIVK; encoded by the coding sequence ATGGAAGAAATTAAACCACCAACATTTTTAAACGCAGCTACAAAAAAGAAATATATTCAAGTAGCTCAAATGTTGATGGAAGATGGGAATTGGAAAGATGGTGATGATATAGCTCTGTCAGCTTTATTTGCTAATTACCAGAGATGGATTCAAGCAGAACGAGCCATCAAGAAAAATAAAAGTTTAACATTTACCACAGACTCAAATTATTCTCAACAAATACCAGAGATATCAATCGCAAACAATGCCATGAAGTCGATGCTATCATTCATTAAAGAGTTTGGCTTATCACCAAAAGAGCGAAAAAAATTAAAGGATACATTAATGGGGGATGGGTCGAGTGGTGGAGATGATGAGTTAAACAACATGATTGTAAAATAG